The following are encoded in a window of Cygnus olor isolate bCygOlo1 chromosome 21, bCygOlo1.pri.v2, whole genome shotgun sequence genomic DNA:
- the HSPB7 gene encoding heat shock protein beta-7: protein MNVKSSSAFRSEHSFHHHSRSSSPARPMELFGSFVRPRGEPLGFPARPGSTGNIKTLGNTYQFTVDVSDFAPEDIIVTTSNNQIEVHAEKLAGDGTVMNTFTHKCQLPEDVDPTSVSSSLGDDGTLTIRARRQPAKHTEHVQQTFRTEIKI, encoded by the exons ATGAACGTGAAATCCTCGTCTGCTTTCCGGTCGGAGCACAGCTTCCACCACCACAGCCGGTCGTCGTCGCCCGCTCGCCCCATGGAGCTTTTCGGGAGCTTCGTCCGGCCCCGCGGCGAGCCGCTGGGCTTCCCAG CTCGGCCCGGCAGCACCGGGAACATTAAGACCCTGGGCAACACCTACCAGTTCACGGTGGACGTCAGCGACTTCGCCCCCGAGGACATCATCGTCACCACCTCCAACAACCAGATCGAGGTGCACGCCGAGAAG CTGGCCGGGGACGGCACCGTCATGAACACCTTCACCCACAAGTGCCAGCTGCCCGAGGACGTGGACCCCACGTCGGTGTCCTCCTCGCTGGGGGACGACGGCACGCTGACCATCCGGGCACGGCGGCAGCCCGCCAAGCACACCGAGCACGTCCAGCAGACCTTCCGGACTGAGATCAAAATCTGA